The Methylomonas montana DNA window CCAACACGGTAGAAGCCGATGACGGTAAAACCGCACTACCTATTCTGGAGAAAGGTGGTATCGATTTTCTGATCACGGATTGGAATATGCCGGGCATGACCGGCATTGATTTATTGAGGGCTGTCAGGTCTTCAGCTACGCTCGCTAATCTGCCGGTATTGATGGTGACCGCCGAAGCTAAGCGCGAGCAAATCATCCTGGCCGCGCAAGCCGGAGTAAACGGTTATGTGATCAAACCGTTTACCGCCGCAACCCTAAAAGAAAAAATCGAAAAGATTTTTGAACGTATCGACGGCTAACCCACAGGAAAACGATATGAATAAAGACCTGCTGAGTTTGGCCCGAGATTTGGTCGCGGCGTTGGAAAAAGGCGATGAAGCGACCGCCGATGAGATCCTCGATCAAGTAGCCGGCTTGAGAGAGACCCAATTGTTCAAGGAAGTTGGCCGACTCACCCGACAATTGCACGACACTATGGTGAGTTTCTCGGTCGATTCCAAGATCGCCGCGATGGCGGAGCACGATATTCCCGACGCCAAAGAGCGCTTGCATTATGTGATTGCGATGACCGAGCAGGCGGCGGATCAGACCTTGACGGCCGTTGAAGACCTGTTGCCGGTCGCGGACGAATTAAGCAGCCAAGCCAACCTATTGGCTGCGCAATGGAACCGTTTTTTGGAGCGGGAGATGCCTTTTGAAGAATTCAAAGCCATGAGCGCCGATCTCAGCCTGTATTTTGATCAATCGCGGGGTTCGTTGGATAAAATTCAAGCCGGATTAAACGACATCTTGATGGCTCAGGGCTTCCAGGATATTACTGGCCAGATTATTCGCCGGGTGATCGATTTGGTACAGGACCTTGAAACCAGCATGGTCAAATTGATCAGTATTTCCAGCCGGAAGGGATTTGCCAGCGGCAGCGCTGCGTTGCAACCCGAAGTACCAGGGCCTGTTGTGCCCGGTGTGGATGACAGGGCAGGGGATGTCGCCACCAGTCAGGTCGATGTCGACGATTTGCTGTCTAGTCTAGGTTTCTGAGGAAAACAACATGGCGATCGATCTGGACGACGAAATTTTACAGGACTTTCTGGTCGAGGCCGGGGAGATTCTGGATTGCCTGGGTGAACAACTGGTAGAGTTGGAACAAGCG harbors:
- a CDS encoding chemotaxis response regulator CheY produces the protein MRILIVDDFSTMRRIVKNLLKDLGFTNTVEADDGKTALPILEKGGIDFLITDWNMPGMTGIDLLRAVRSSATLANLPVLMVTAEAKREQIILAAQAGVNGYVIKPFTAATLKEKIEKIFERIDG
- a CDS encoding protein phosphatase CheZ gives rise to the protein MNKDLLSLARDLVAALEKGDEATADEILDQVAGLRETQLFKEVGRLTRQLHDTMVSFSVDSKIAAMAEHDIPDAKERLHYVIAMTEQAADQTLTAVEDLLPVADELSSQANLLAAQWNRFLEREMPFEEFKAMSADLSLYFDQSRGSLDKIQAGLNDILMAQGFQDITGQIIRRVIDLVQDLETSMVKLISISSRKGFASGSAALQPEVPGPVVPGVDDRAGDVATSQVDVDDLLSSLGF